The Plectropomus leopardus isolate mb chromosome 1, YSFRI_Pleo_2.0, whole genome shotgun sequence sequence TGACTTTCTCTTGTTATGCCAATAAGGAAGTGTTCATTATTTACAAGGGGGGAGGAACTTGGGAGGGGattatgttttttgatatgaaataagaaaagaaagtacAATTTTGAATGATCTTGTTTTGTACCAATTTAAATATCCTCagaacccaaaaacaaaaagacaaggaagggtcatgcatttttctCAAGTAACTCAGAGAGGCTCAAGGAACAATATCTGAAGCTCTGGGAGGggtatctatatctatctatatcaagaaacaaacacaaaaaaatgaagttgcACCCCAGCTACCACCTTACTCTGATTAATacttgtttaaatgtttgacaGGAGTGGATGAGTCAGTGGTTGTGGTGATGAAGTTCTCCAGGAACAGGATGGCCTTCTGCGCCTTTTCAATTGCTGCTCGACTCCCGAACGACGCTGTCATCAGCGGCACTAAGGGCTCCATTAAAGTAAGCCATGCTAGTCTTGTACAGGAACATTTGGCTTAATTAAGAAATGATTGAGACATGCGAAAAACTCAGCTGACTGCTAAttactttcacatttaattAAACTGAAGTATTCAGACTAGGATCCATACCCGCTGCATTTCATGATTTACGAGTTCAGTGATTGGATTAACACAAAAGTatctttcctctttctcctctagGTTCTCGGCCCCATGCACTGCCCCACCAAGCTGGCTGTGAACGACAAGGAGACAGAGTACCCTCTACCTGAACCCTGCCTCCCTCTGAATTTTACCAACAGCACAGGGCTTCGCTATGAGGCGGAGGAAGTGAGGCAGTGCCTGCTTAAAGGTAGGTCACAATTAAAGGGAAGTTGTGTATTTGTCCTCAAAGAAGTGGAATCGTTTGAACAGCCAAAACCACCATTTCAAAGGTAAGGTGAGTTTGTTGGAAAGACACTGCAGTTCTGTGAAACATTCCTGGAACTTGACATGACAGTTTCAGTGAATGCACTCATCAGATTGATTCAGAATCAATGCTGTTATCAGTCCTTGGAGTGTCCTCTAGCTCATACAGTATTACACACCCATTGGTTTTGCCTCCTATGTGAATTTACATAATCTTTACATCCCTGCGTTGCCATAATTCATGCTTCATTGTAAATCTGTGCATAATTTAACTGTGGTTATAAACAGACATGTCAGTCTGATTCTCCTGTTTACCTCCTCCTCATCCGCAGGGCTTAAGGAGAGCCCACGGATGCCTCTGGCAGACTCTGTCTTACTGACAGAGATCATGGATGAAATCAGGAAACAAGTGGGTGTTGCCTTCAGCCAGGATAGCCAATGACATCACTCCAAAGCCAGGCTGTTTCACCTGACCTAAACCTACTCAGATGGAACAGGGGGAGCTGCTCGGGGCAGGGCTTTGGATCCTCGGTATAAGCAGATCACTCACAGCGCTGTGTGACGAAGCCTGAGCAGACGCAGTGCCACTGAGACAACTGTGACTCGGATAATATAATGAGCTGACACTGAATTAAAGATACAATTGGCACAAATTATTGGAACATGTATTTATACACTTTTTTGTGTATCACCCATTACAGCTCCAAACACTGTCATTCTATCCCAGTGTCATATGTAAACACCTTGTAGGTCCTTGTGATACGCTACCTGGCAAACACCAACactgtcagtttaaaaaatgtctctaaCCAGATAAATcacaatgcaaacaaacagagcaACCATGTAATCAAGTCCCAGGCCTTTAAAGACCAACCCAGCTGTCACTGTGGGCTGTGTGATTGATGAATCCAATAAAGGACTGATTGTGAAAGCCttgtttcatttcaaatatCATCCGCTGCCGACAAGAGGAGACTTGGAGTGGCACATTTGAATCAAAGTGTTCTGTCATGTCTGATCCCTGCAGCCGTGTACAAATAGATTCACGTTCTCCATACAAAAATAGGTTGCACTCTCTGCTTTTCAAGGTTAGGACAGAGAAAGGCCTTTATGAGTCAGCAAAGAGCATGGCTCATTTAATACTTGTTTTGCAACCTTTTGGGCTCATAAGAGTCCCAAAATCTGAAGGCTTTCTCGTGGGAGGTAGTTTGTGTATGCAAATGGCACATTTTAATGGAgtaatattatttattcttattgtttTGCTTGGTTAATGAATAATGTTGAGATTTTGCAGATATTAAGACAAATGTAATTTGTCAGGAAATTATAAATAGTCACATACTTATTtctgtacatacattttgtacttttttttgtgccgCAACCTTTTGCATTAACTCATTTGACAAAAAGGTTGAATAAATGGGCCATTTATCctcaaattataaaataatgaatagcaggccaaaaaaatgttctaatacATGTCAGCTTTTACCAGAACCAAGAGGGCTGTTTTTGGTACAGAGCCtttcatgtaaaaacaacaacaacaacaacaaaaacatcataggagatgtaaacagacaaaaattcTAATACAAAAAGTAGATttacaaaaagaacaataaatgaAAGGGCCCCTAAGCACACAGGCAATGGAAGAAAGAAGAGATAAGATAATgcaaaaccacattaaaaagcAGTTAGTTTTGTCTGTTGTTATTTGTCTTATAATCACTATCTAGAGGTCACGTTTTTGTTCTGTTAGCAGAAATCACcatcatgttgttgttgtgcatcGTCTCACAGTTAAAAATGATACTGTGTCTCCACCTTGTGGAAGGAAACTGCCACTGTTAGTATCGACTCTCAGTTTCCGGTTCAATATGGCAACCAGGTGGGGAATCTGTAGCGCTGGGAAGATCAGTCATGACTTCACTGTGGCTCTGAAAACTCTTCCTGCTGAAGACCATCAGGTATCAGTATACAGGTACAGCTCTGGCTTGTAAAGCAGACGCCTCCCCGCCTCAGGGCTCGGGGCAGCGTCTCGCTCCGTGAAGACTGTCTGTAACTGCTGTTTCTGACGATCTGAAGTTCACGCTGTTCTAACCAGGGCTCAGTGAAATCTTACGGATGCAAATCCGTAAGATTAAAGTTGCGCTTTAACGAGCTGCACGCCCCCGACACTGGACAGTAAATTTATGCACAATGCAAGCCACAGTTTGCAGCATTTCACTCACTTTAGCGCACTTTGTAGGCCATCTACCGTAAAATGCGCACTAAATGAGCATCTACATTTATTTACCACCGTATAACCTAAGAATTACGGTacattcaaaaacagattaaagagCAGCCTCGGATGGCACGCTTTTATCTTAAGTTAAAGTGAAAGTGTAGCTGCAAAGACTCGATATATGTTGACTCTCATAagggactgttagttatttatgtGGGGGAAGGGGTGATGCAAAAACAGttgaggcatgtcaaatatgttttaagCTGGGGAGGTACCTGTTTTTCTATTCTGGCTCAGGGGAGGGACATAcatctttaaaaagttgttttccaTGCCATCTAGATCCTTAAACCTGCTggtgggtttgaaaggcattttttcttaaaaaaaaaaaaaatcacactgaaaTTATCGTGActgtttgtaatattaaaaacacatagtTAGGGCCTGTTTATGGCAGagactcaaggaaaaataattgtAGCTTCAGTGAGGTCAGTATGTATGCCAAAcatattattttgcatttttttctatgtcCATTGACCATTAACCAAACAGAGaaatgctgtgatttttttttcaataaaattaaagacacaGCTTTCCaccaaaaatatggaaaaggcaaaatttaaggaaacttagtgtttaaaaaattactagCGGAGGACCCTGAACCACTGCTTCatgtccccccccccctccaaagTTGACACTGTTGCAACTAGcatgaaaaatatttagttGTTGACTTATGCAGAAAATGACTCACTTTGCTGTGCTTtgacttttgcaaaatgacaggaggtcagaggccagtcacagcagccccttCCATGTACGCATGGctgttactaggattttaggacatttggagCTTAGCTCGAATCTCTGTCGGAGGGTGCAGGAGATCCTccacaagctctattttgatgcattttatgcactttgggaCCTTATGTAAAGGCTGCTACAAGTATAAAAACAACTCCCAGCGTAAATGACTTTAagtttattgtgaattagaaaacagttagggggccacccagcactcTATCAGGGGCCTGATGCAGACCGTGGACTGCAATTTGAGTATCACAGCCATAGACAGTGAAAACAATTTATAAATCTTCTGTGGTGTCACCCATTGGTTCATAGACTCCTGTTTTAAAGCCtcaattgtgtcatttttgccattgccatcttgtttttttggagccagaagtaacCATAACTGGGTGACAGGCtaaagctgtggaggagtgaggggtggatttGACTGAGAAGCCGAAGATGCTGTCTGCAGTAAGCCTGTCGCCCACCCTTAATTATTCATAagtttaagccttaataaaatgtaatgaggTGATTTTTGAGGTGGAACCCCCCTGTATAGTGGTCCTGAATGGGgaaattagctttagagaccaaaacagtcttctttttttgtaccaggctgtaagcatgtttattttctgctcCTAAATTGGACATTTTAGCATATATGTCTTGAGAGGACAAACATTACAGGAAAATTAGTGTTtaggagccagcctcaagtgtccattttaaaaaatgcagtttttgtcacTCCAAGGCAATATAAAGTCCATATTAGCAAGGAAAAATGCCAGTAGTCAGATGGCCTGAATATCAGACTTCTGCCAGAATTAAAGAATTTGGGGCCTTTCACTAAGGCTGGACAGGAGTACcatgttacaataaataatgTTCTGCAACTGTATTTACAGGTTGTGGCTGTGGCAGCACGCAAGTTAGAGGATGCACAGGAGTTTGCCAAAAAGCACAGCATCTCTCGAGCATATGGCAGCTATGAGGAGCTGGCAAGAGATCCAGATATAGGTTGGTATCTGTCAAACATGGGGCAAACTTGACTGGCTGATGGCTCTTTGCATGTGTTACTTGGTTTACTTTCATTATCAAGTGTACGAGATTTGCTGCTCCAGGACACCTCACTATGAGCTGACACTTTAAAGTAAAGCAAACTCCAACCATCCGTTGAACCCCCACTAATTTCCACCTCAGTATAACCCacaactgttttcttttcctgttgATCTTTAACCCTCACAGAGGGTCCtctggtttgtgtgtttttgtgtgtgcagatgtggtGTATATTGGCGTTATCCACCCCTACCATCTGAGCACTTGTCTGCTCTTTATGAATGCCAAGAAGAATGTGCTGTGTGAGAAGCCGCTGGCCATGAACACCAAGGAGGTGAAGGAGATTCTGGCCTCTGCCAAGAGGAACAACGTCTTCCTCATGGAGGTACGGACAGAgcagactaaaaaaaataaataaacatgaatcCTCTTCTTAGCTTTAatttaacacaacacaaaatatgtAATCGTATGAACTTGTTTGTTCTAGGCTGTCTGGACCCGCTTCTTCCCGGCCTCAGTGGAGATCAGACGGCTGCTGGCTCAGGGGGAGGTGGGAGAGGTGAAGTTGGTGAGATCAGAGTTTGGCGTACCAGTGATGCATTTGCCAAGATCAGCGCAGAAGGAGCTGGGCGGAGGAGTAATGCTGGATATTGGGGTCTACTGCCTGCAGTTTATATGCATGGTGTATAATGGAGAGAAACCAGAGTGCATCCAGGCCATGGGGATCTGCCGTGAGACAGGTAATGGAAAATAGTCCAGTAAGGTCTCACAGATATGATATCTGCAGCTCTGTCACTTCATTGTCATGGAGAAAGTGTTGCGAAAATATGTGATATGAGTCTAAAGTATGCTAAGACGTCTGTTGTAATGGCCCACTCTTCCTCTTAAGccctgttttctctttctcttaaaCACATCATACACAGGTCATGCAGTTCCTCTTTCATATAGTACATGAATTTGCAGCTCCTCATATGATAACAAATGGataatttttttacactgaaacaTAAGATTTCTGCTGTATGTGAATTGAGATTTTTTATCAAGGAGAGTGTCCTTGACTGATAAGACTTAACTGTCACAACAAAGGTTGAGGTTTGCTAGTGTTGCCCTGTATTGTTATATACAGTATTCCTCTTCACCACAGTGCACAGTGGCACATGGAAGACACTGCAACAGTCAACCATGTTGCACTGTTTAAAAATCCATGTGACTAAAtccatgtgttttgttttatgatctCCTTAACATATGTGAATCCTAcatcttgtgtgtttttgcaggagtGGATGAGACTTTAGCTGTCACACTGAAGTTCTCCAACAACAGGATGGCAGTTTTCTCTTGCTCTTCAGGTGTAAAGCTGCCCAATGATGCCATCATTGTGGGCACAAAGGGCATCATCAGGGTAGGTTATGACAACATGGCTACATTATCAAATTAAATTCTATAAAGGTATTATTAGAGCAAAACAAGTGAGCACCtgtgatgatatttttttccccccacaacACAGCAGTTACACCATCTCAAATTTTCATTGCAGGTGCAAAAAGCCTATTCTATAATCATGTTCTCTACAGTAGCTGAAGTGAAAATGGTGtataaacacattcacacacccgTATCAAAAAATGTGAGGTTATGGTCAAAATTGGCACATCTGCAAATCAGTAATTGAATTAATGCAAAGAGAGTTGTGCAGCTGTacaatgtttttctcacaaatacatttttttcttggatATTCTtctagcacacacacaagtcaaTAACTACAAATGCTTAAATCAACTGCTGCAAGTTTcaaatgctgttgttttatttacaaatgaCAAGTTTTGCTTGTTCTCACATTTGCACCACATATCTCAGTAAATAGGCAGCAAAAGTTATTTGTACCAGCAGAGTCAGGGGGCACTGCTCAGAGATCACAGAACCATTCTGGCCAACCAAAGGAGCTCAAGCCCTGAGTCAGACATGTGACTCCACCCATGTTGAGcccatattaaataaaatattgtgggagaaaaaaaatcaactcctAAAGCATTTTGCCTCTGTGGCTTCAAATTTACTGACACATGTGACTATTTTCTAAAGCTACAAATTCCAACATCACAGGTGCTCAGTTGTTTTGTTCCAATAACACTTTCTTAAAATTCAAATAGGCTGAAATGCAGAATCAGTTTGAACCATGTTGCATGTGTGAAACAATGTAGGAGGGGAATTAAGAAGTTAAATTGCAacacaaagatgaaaaagtattttcactACACACATTATACTGCTCATATCTCAACTATATGtctgctgttattgttgtgaaaatattctgttgCATGTTTTCAGATTCCTGACCATATGTGGTGCCCAACATCATTAGTGGTGAATGGGAAGGAGACTGAGTTCCCAGTGCCAGAACCCTGTTTACCTCTCAACTTCCTCAACAGTACAGGGATGCGTTATGAAGCAGAGGAGGTTCGACAGTGTTTGCTCAAAGGTACTTTGACATTCAGAATATTTTAGGTTGTCTTTATTACTACTcgaataaatgtatttattcacaaaataactcaaatgAGCTAAATCAGTTGGTAATGACTCATTAGTAGTTTTTGAGTGTTATACACACTTTCAACACAGGGTGGCACCAAAAACACTGAGGTCTTAATGGCTGTTCACTATGTTGATACGTGCAGGTTGAACAGTACACTGTACATGTTCTCACAGTATGATTTTCCCATGTAGGGCTGAAGGAGAGTACAGTTATGTCCCATGCTGACTCTCTTCTGCTGGCTGAGGTGGAGGACGAGATTCGCAGGCAGGTGGGCGTGGTGTACAGCCAGGACTGCCAGTAAATGTTAACCATAAACATGGATCATTTTCTCTTGTTGTATAAACAACTTCATTATGGAGAATAAATGGTTCTTGTTTCAGCTGGATTTAACATGAATACACTGTGAGTGAGAAACATGAATCTTTGGTGCATtgtcaaacaaaacattcataGGGCAGAGTTAAAGTAGGTGCACATCTATTTTATTGATGAAAATCCAGTCTTTTAGGACAGCTCAATACACCAGCTAAGCATCAGCTTTACATTTAGTTGGTTCTTACACTCTAGCGTTCCAATCAAAAGCATGTTAGACACTTGAAGACAGCTACAGCAGGTCACccacacaaaagaagaaagacaacAGAGGGGCTCTACCCTCACCCACTGAGGATGAGTGGGACAGGGTGTCACCCTTCATCAGGTCCCCTGTGAAAAAACCCTAAAAGTGCTCATTCATATCAGTCAACTTTAGTGACTGATATGAATGTGAATGATGTGAAtgatttaaatgcaaataaatgtaaaggCTTTATGACTCATCtaacaacacaaatacagtaaCTAGCTCAAACATATTGATATTTTGACAACATAAGATGACTTTTtgtgatattcttttttttaaaaaaatttttattaattaaacatAAAGACAACACATACAAGTATATAGTACAGAGGAGATGTTCACAATACCTTTACATActtatattttttagttttttaatatcCATCTTCAACACTACTGAGTACCCATTCAATGGTATTACGATTTCCCACAAAGCACTTACTAACGgtatgtcaagtcaagtcaagtcaattttattttataaagctcattttcacaaaaaaaagagaaaaaacctcaggaaaagcggcagaggatgatgagggatccctcttccaggacagacagacgagcaatagatgttgtTAATAACAgttgaaatacaatcatgacaaaaaggaaagagaaagagagagggaaagtggGGCAGAggtgcacagcaataatggaaacatgcatgtcatattacattaacaataactgtaaaattattaaatgcactaTTTGATAacattgtgggtgttgataagttGAGTCTCATttgtatattgatagtggaggcgcAGCTCATAATAAAGGCAGTGGAGGGTTGCATCAAGCACGATTATGGCATCagcgcaaccaggacccacaacacaggcgcAGCTTCAGGCAGGACCACGGcagtggcaaaaccaagaccatgATCAGGGCAAGCTgagggtacagtatcagtgcagccacagcacgagcatgaccaaaggcaggatcacagcaccagcacagctttCACCACGATCAAGCGCAGCCAAGATTGCTGCCAGAATCCGAGAAAACTAGGagacaagggagcaggaattcTCTGGAGAGGCAACGAAGTTAGTGTTATGCAGTGAGCGTaaaacagtaaacagacataagcgttttcagatggagggagtaagagaaggaaaaggagctcagtgtatcagttcaactaaaacacaagaaacacgtgctccagaaaaggataagcgcTCAATGAAGAACCTAGGGTAACGAATCAGCAGTTATGACCTAAGTATAAAGGCCAGAGAACAATAATAGAAGctaaatagaaaagaaagaaaaaggaggcaGAGCCAGAAAGAAACTATCACCTTGCCGTTTACAGTCTATAAGAGAAAGAtcacacaaaatatacaaatatgacaaaacagtaaaaataaaataaaataaaataaaacatgaactaaaatgaaaaataacaaacaaaacagaaagagaaacaaacaattaaaaacaaacaagataatgcaaaggaaaggaaaaaaaacacatagttaGCTAGATTTCTGGCATCGCCATGTTAACAGGACCATtgtttgttaattgtttttttccatatatatgtttttcactttgtctGTCCACTGGCTTATGCTGGGGGGTTGCGGCTTTAGCCAGAAGGCagttacccttttttttttttgctcccttTAGCATAATCATtgctaaatataaaatttttgACGAATCATTTAGTGTGATACCCAGAACGAAAGGTGCTGGATCTAACATGATTTCAATACCTAATCACCTTTTGATTTCACTTTTTCACAAtgatttcatttaatatttttccagtattcctgtattttttggcagtcCTACAATATGTTTGTAGTGTCTCCTGACAGTCCGCAGCCCCTCCAGCATACTCAGAtgtgttattgtattttaaagtgaaaaaaaaaacttgagttTTTAAAGATCCACATTTTCACCTTCCACTCAAATTCTCTCCATACAGGACTGTCGGTTAATTTATGTCCAGCTTTAAATGTCTTCTTTCATTTGtcatctgtttccatttttcatttctaattTCCATTTTTCGTTGACATCCACATTATCCATagatttgtgttgtgttgctttTCTAGATTTTAGATATGGCTCAACTTTCTAACCCCTTCTCTGTAGATTGCATTAGCAGTTCCTCTACTTTGGTTGGTGTTTTACAGATAATCTCTTAGTCCTTGTGTTTCTGAAGCCAATGTCTGAGTTGTAAACATCTATAAAAATCATGTGCTGGTAGATTAAACTCTTTTCTGATTTGTTCAAATGACGTCATGGTTTGTCCATTGAAAATTTGTGTGATATATACGAGTCCTTTATTTGTCCAAATATTATATCCTGAGTCCATAGCAGCAGAAGGTAAGAATTCTGGGTTTGTTGCTATTTTAGTGGCCCTTGAGATAGAATCTGATTTCTGAGTTTTAGTTTCTTCCTTACCGCAGACCATACTTTTATTGTTGCTCTGATCCATTAATTACCAATCCCAAGCCTATTTTTTGCTTCCTAGTTAtacaatgtttaaaaagctttaaacgGTGCTCCCCAAAGTACTTTTATAGGTTAGgcaaattcatgaaaaaaaaatacaggaaataaaatgtaaaatatttttttctgttcatatttacaaaaaaatggaggcttaagtgttaaaaatgaatgtgcacacacacacctttcgaAGAATTTTGACATTAATGCACTCACCAGTGACTTTATCTCATCAACCCCTGAGCGCCAAGCCACTTTTGGAGTAACATAAATGAAGCACAAACCCAGCCAAGGTACAGTGTCTGTTTTATTACGAGCTGCCGCCGTGCAGTTTAACgccattattttgttattttacgcTGATAATGGTgctacaaaaatgtatttggctatgttgttttgtgctgtgcAAGTTAGCCTGCTGGATTGCTTGAAACTGCGTATTTGGATATGTTCTGGTCTGCTGTGCGCAATGTGTTGATggccccattttttttttttttttttttttttttctctaagcAGGTGCATAATAGTTAAAAAGACTGGCACACTTCTTTTCTGGCTTCACTGAATATGCCAATGatgatttgtgtgtttgtgtaattagTATGgttttgcatttctgcattcTCTGTGCCAATGTTTGTCAGTATCCTTAAATCATTACAGAGCAGGCCAACAGGCCTATATCCCTTACATAAAGCTATATCTTTACCTTAAATGTTACTTTATTAGTGAGGTACCTGATGATAAAGCATCGTTGAAAACTTTACATAatactgcaaaacatttataaaacacCCCCTGGAAGCCCATCCATACCTGGAGATCtgttatttttgagtttttatgaTATCAGGTATTTCCTACACTGAAATTGGCCTTATAATTTATGACGCAGCCTTTGCCGATAGTGGTGGCaggtattattttttaaggaatgcctgtgtttttatcatctaTGAAGTCAGGTTCTGAATAATCTGAATAATAAGAATCTGGATGTCTAATTTTCCTGATTGTGCCTTTCGAAGTTGGAATGCTAATACCCTATTTGCCCTATTGTCCTGTTTGCCCTATTGAAATGTAGAGCTCCTTCtgttttatacagtatatcaaaACTTCATCCAGTTgacatctctttttttatcaatttaagGAGTGTGGAGTTATCTGCAGTCCTCTTATGTTGTGATTCCAGGTCTTTAAATTTACCCTCCAATATTCTTTGCTTTTCTAGATGAGCCTTTCTCAAACTGgatgttatttgttatttccCCCCTTATTGCTGCTTTCACCATTTCCCCTAAAGTAGATAATGACACTACTCCattgtcaaatatttgaaagtattcctttaaattttgttttatttccattacCACATTCTCATCTTAAAGAATTGATACATTAAATCtccaatatttaaaaataagtttcttTACCCAAATCTACTGCTAGTGTGATGGGAGTGTGATCAATTATAGTTATGCTCTCTATACCACAGTTCAGGACTTTGTGGATATGTtgttgtgacacacacacacacacacacacacacacacaaaaaaaaaaccacacacaacaaaaatctaTCCTCAGGTAACTGCTATGtggagtagagtagagtagaagGTAAAATCCTGCCCTTTTGGATTATTATTTCTCCATCGATCAGTAAGGCCTAGCTCTTTAATAACATCATTTaatattcaatgtttttgtgattgttccCCGCTGTGATGGTTACCTATCCAGTTTACCGTTCTGTACTGTATTGAAGTTCCCACCCATTAATGTCATCCCTTTCCATTACTTATATTTACATCAGCTATGGTTTTAAAGCAAGTATCACTCTCGTCAATTGGAgcataaatgtttaatatagaGATGGTCATTTCACCCACAGATCCCACCACCATCACATATCTTCCCATGTTATCTTTTATGACTTTCAGACCATTGGGTTTGGATCGTGCgtatgtgcgtgtgcgtgcgtgcgtgcgtgcgtgcatgtgcgtgcataGGTGGAGGGGCCCCAGGAGGACCAGTCCAAAAGACAGGAAGCAGACCACCAATTGAGCTCCTGTTCCAGGTAcgaggtacaaggtagatttatttgtcatttttcttaaatgtggtttaagaaaaaaacgaaattaaagttgaccctaaaatcctgctacatcttttggtgtcgaaggaggagttgaggagtctcacagcctggggaaagaagctgcctGGTGGTTCGGCAGGGGATAcagtga is a genomic window containing:
- the dhdh.2 gene encoding trans-1,2-dihydrobenzene-1,2-diol dehydrogenase isoform X2, coding for MATRWGICSAGKISHDFTVALKTLPAEDHQVVAVAARKLEDAQEFAKKHSISRAYGSYEELARDPDIDVVYIGVIHPYHLSTCLLFMNAKKNVLCEKPLAMNTKEVKEILASAKRNNVFLMEAVWTRFFPASVEIRRLLAQGEVGEVKLVRSEFGVPVMHLPRSAQKELGGGVMLDIGVYCLQFICMVYNGEKPECIQAMGICRETGVDETLAVTLKFSNNRMAVFSCSSGVKLPNDAIIVGTKGIIRIPDHMWCPTSLVVNGKETEFPVPEPCLPLNFLNSTGMRYEAEEVRQCLLKGLKESTVMSHADSLLLAEVEDEIRRQVGVVYSQDCQ
- the dhdh.2 gene encoding trans-1,2-dihydrobenzene-1,2-diol dehydrogenase isoform X1 — encoded protein: MLSAVVAVAARKLEDAQEFAKKHSISRAYGSYEELARDPDIDVVYIGVIHPYHLSTCLLFMNAKKNVLCEKPLAMNTKEVKEILASAKRNNVFLMEAVWTRFFPASVEIRRLLAQGEVGEVKLVRSEFGVPVMHLPRSAQKELGGGVMLDIGVYCLQFICMVYNGEKPECIQAMGICRETGVDETLAVTLKFSNNRMAVFSCSSGVKLPNDAIIVGTKGIIRIPDHMWCPTSLVVNGKETEFPVPEPCLPLNFLNSTGMRYEAEEVRQCLLKGLKESTVMSHADSLLLAEVEDEIRRQVGVVYSQDCQ